A single genomic interval of Helianthus annuus cultivar XRQ/B chromosome 6, HanXRQr2.0-SUNRISE, whole genome shotgun sequence harbors:
- the LOC110932535 gene encoding uncharacterized protein LOC110932535, translated as MNFLSINVRGIGGSVKEGWIKSIKMVHKIDFLAVQETKLEDFTGFKIDNLWGNTSYCSEFVGSVGQSGGLLCIWDDGIFQASAVIKNLNFLYLGGLLKGSNESLNIVNVYAPQSVVAKKALWDEILALSVGVSGKWIILGDFNAVRDPSERKNSKFKVGCAKNFNEFINQAGLLEYEMKGKRFTCIREHGKKLSKTDRILVCPEFFNKWPVATLRALSSKFSDHCPLILTISDKNFGPKPFRVFNSWFDQPGFGDLVESAVSQCGSVVMKVHRMLGC; from the coding sequence ATGAATTTCCTCTCGATTAATGTTAGAGGTATTGGGGGCTCTGTTAAAGAAGGGTGGATTAAAAGTATTAAAATGGTTCATAAAATTGATTTTCTGGCTGTACAAGAAACTAAACTCGAAGATTTTACGGGTTTTAAAATCGATAACCTCTGGGGGAATACTTCCTATTGTTCGGAGTTCGTTGGTTCGGTGGGACAGTCCGGTGGTCTTCTATGTATTTGGGATGACGGTATTTTTCAGGCCTCTGCTGTTATTAAAAATTTGAACTTCCTTTATTTAGGTGGCCTTTTAAAAGGTAGCAATGAGTCCTTGAACATCGTTAACGTGTATGCACCTCAAAGTGTGGTTGCTAAAAAAGCTCTTTGGGATGAGATTCTGGCCCTGTCGGTCGGAGTTTCTGGCAAATGGATTATCCTAGGTGATTTTAACGCGGTCAGGGACCCTTCGGAAAGGAAAAACTCTAAATTCAAAGTTGGATGTGCAAAAAATTTTAATGAGTTTATTAATCAGGCCGGTTTGCTCGAGTATGAAATGAAAGGGAAAAGGTTTACGTGTATAAGAGAGCATGGCAAAAAGCTAAGCAAAACTGATAGGATTCTTGTTTGTCCGGAGTTTTTTAATAAGTGGCCGGTGGCGACGTTGAGGGCCCTCTCTTCTAAGTTCTCGGATCATTGCCCGCTCATTTTAACAATCTCAGATAAGAACTTTGGGCCAAAACCTTTTCGTGTGTTTAACTCTTGGTTCGATCAGCCAGGTTTCGGGGATTTGGTTGAATCGGCGGTCTCTCAGTGTGGTAGTGTGGTAATGAAGGTACACCGGATGTTAGGTTGTTGA